One window from the genome of Manis pentadactyla isolate mManPen7 chromosome 15, mManPen7.hap1, whole genome shotgun sequence encodes:
- the NTF4 gene encoding neurotrophin-4, with product MLSHLSCSLPILLLFLLPSVPMEAHPPPSPLPPFLAPEWDLLSPRVALSRGTPAGPPLLFLLEAGAFGEQVGSPANRSRRGVSETAPASRRGELAVCDAVSGWVTDRRTAVDLRGREVEVLGEVPAAGGSPLRQYFFETRCKADSTGEGGPGGSGGGCRGVDRRHWVSECKAKQSYVRALTTDAQGRVGWRWIRIDTACVCTLLSRTGRA from the coding sequence ATGCTCTCCCACCTTTCATgctccctccccatcctcctccttttcctcctccccagCGTCCCAATGGAAGCCCATCCCCCACCGTCACCACTGCCCCCGTTTCTAGCCCCAGAGTGGGACCTCCTGTCCCCCCGAGTAGCCCTGTCCAGGGGCACCCCAGCAGGACCTCCTCTGCTCTTCCTGCTGGAGGCTGGGGCCTTTGGGGAGCAAGTGGGCAGCCCTGCCAACCGCAGTCGGCGAGGAGTAAGCGAGACAGCACCAGCAAGTCGCCGGGGAGAGCTGGCTGTGTGCGATGCAGTCAGCGGCTGGGTGACAGACCGCCGGACGGCTGTGGACCTGCGTGGGCGCGAGGTGGAGGTGCTGGGCGAGGTGCCTGCAGCTGGTGGCAGTCCCCTCCGCCAGTACTTCTTTGAGACCCGCTGCAAGGCTGACAGTACTGGGGAAGGTGGCCCCGGTGGGAGTGGAGGGGGCTGCCGGGGCGTGGACCGGAGGCACTGGGTATCTGAGTGTAAGGCCAAGCAGTCCTACGTGAGGGCGTTGACCACTGATGCCCAAGGCCGTGTGGGCTGGCGATGGATTCGGATCGACACCGCCTGCGTCTGCACACTCCTCAGCCGGACTGGCCGGGCCTGA
- the SAXO3 gene encoding uncharacterized protein SAXO3 isoform X2, with product MSAGPPLAGFSVGGFCYLGQPQQQACSCLATGWEWDHGRWDPTSELWSPISGTEVPGSWPNWHLTSSGVGHHITPAVPFPPPTVKSTVAEPLPPAAKRDLHIWAFDEVISRWETTSGSAYVPKTHGGSYTQPRAPGPEDPTRAMGIKDLGEKALIPWTKNPELAGRPFTVSDQGILDRRQIYLTTSAQDFRAYWKKELSECPRKDSLTSWSLEETPQAWGHDPRGLPYLRSSRQPGPQGIRVPRARPVTPAVPHRGALSLAQESYSSPLHPLRRLDRFCPLELPWGGPHRKPVSGIYSVPQAYRTEYSAYGNLKRALV from the exons aTGTCTGCAGGACCTCCATTGGCTGGCTTCAGTGTGGGCGGGTTCTGTTACCTGGGGCAACCGCAACAACAAGCCTGCTCCTGCTTAGCTACGGGTTGGGAGTGGGACCATGGCCGGTGGGACCCTACCTCTGAGCTATGGTCCCCCATCTCAGGCACCGAGGTGCCTGGATCCTGGCCCAACTGGCATCTCACCAGCAGTGGGGTCGGCCACCACATTACCCCGGCCGtgccctttcccccacccacTGTGAAG TCCACGGTTGCGGAGCCCCTGCCCCCGGCCGCAAAGCGGGATTTGCACATCTGGGCTTTTGATGAGGTCATCAGCAGATGGGAGACGACTTCTGGCTCGGCTTACGTGCCCAAGACTCACGGCGGGTCCTACACgcagcccagggccccagggccagAGGACCCGACGCGAGCTATGGGGATCAAGGATTTAGGGGAAAAG GCTCTAATCCCCTGGACCAAGAACCCCGAGCTGGCCGGCCGGCCTTTCACAGTGTCCGACCAGGGCATCCTGGACCGCCGTCAGATCTATCTGACCACCTCGGCCCAGGACTTCCGGGCCTACTGGAA GAAAGAATTGTCTGAATGTCCCCGCAAGGATTCGCTGACCTCCTGGAGCCTCGAGGAGACACCCCAGGCCTGGGGCCATGACCCGCGGGGGCTGCCCTATCTGCGCTCTTCTCGGCAGCCTGGGCCGCAGGGGATCCGCGTGCCCCGTGCCCGCCCGGTCACGCCAGCCGTGCCGCACCGCGGGGCGTTGTCTCTAGCTCAGGAGTCCTACAGTTCCCCGCTGCACCCACTCCGCCGGCTGGACCGTTTCTGCCCGCTGGAGCTGCCCTGGGGCGGCCCCCACCGGAAGCCGGTGTCAGGCATCTACAGCGTGCCGCAGGCTTATCGCACCGAGTACTCCGCCTACGGCAACCTGAAGCGCGCGCTGGTCTGA
- the SAXO3 gene encoding uncharacterized protein SAXO3 isoform X1, whose protein sequence is MSAGPPLAGFSVGGFCYLGQPQQQACSCLATGWEWDHGRWDPTSELWSPISGTEVPGSWPNWHLTSSGVGHHITPAVPFPPPTVKSTVAEPLPPAAKRDLHIWAFDEVISRWETTSGSAYVPKTHGGSYTQPRAPGPEDPTRAMGIKDLGEKLRHRGGRLPLTTRHRCSETKAQYTGWPGLDQRAPFYVGPQPLELADHHRGGPSQALIPWTKNPELAGRPFTVSDQGILDRRQIYLTTSAQDFRAYWKKELSECPRKDSLTSWSLEETPQAWGHDPRGLPYLRSSRQPGPQGIRVPRARPVTPAVPHRGALSLAQESYSSPLHPLRRLDRFCPLELPWGGPHRKPVSGIYSVPQAYRTEYSAYGNLKRALV, encoded by the exons aTGTCTGCAGGACCTCCATTGGCTGGCTTCAGTGTGGGCGGGTTCTGTTACCTGGGGCAACCGCAACAACAAGCCTGCTCCTGCTTAGCTACGGGTTGGGAGTGGGACCATGGCCGGTGGGACCCTACCTCTGAGCTATGGTCCCCCATCTCAGGCACCGAGGTGCCTGGATCCTGGCCCAACTGGCATCTCACCAGCAGTGGGGTCGGCCACCACATTACCCCGGCCGtgccctttcccccacccacTGTGAAG TCCACGGTTGCGGAGCCCCTGCCCCCGGCCGCAAAGCGGGATTTGCACATCTGGGCTTTTGATGAGGTCATCAGCAGATGGGAGACGACTTCTGGCTCGGCTTACGTGCCCAAGACTCACGGCGGGTCCTACACgcagcccagggccccagggccagAGGACCCGACGCGAGCTATGGGGATCAAGGATTTAGGGGAAAAG CTCAGACACCGCGGCGGACGCCTCCCTCTGACCACAAGGCACCGGTGCAGTGAGACTAAGGCACAGTACACCGGTTGGCCCGGGTTGGACCAGCGCGCCCCCTTCTACGTCGGGCCCCAGCCCCTGGAGCTTGCGGACCACCACCGCGGGGGCCCTTCCCAG GCTCTAATCCCCTGGACCAAGAACCCCGAGCTGGCCGGCCGGCCTTTCACAGTGTCCGACCAGGGCATCCTGGACCGCCGTCAGATCTATCTGACCACCTCGGCCCAGGACTTCCGGGCCTACTGGAA GAAAGAATTGTCTGAATGTCCCCGCAAGGATTCGCTGACCTCCTGGAGCCTCGAGGAGACACCCCAGGCCTGGGGCCATGACCCGCGGGGGCTGCCCTATCTGCGCTCTTCTCGGCAGCCTGGGCCGCAGGGGATCCGCGTGCCCCGTGCCCGCCCGGTCACGCCAGCCGTGCCGCACCGCGGGGCGTTGTCTCTAGCTCAGGAGTCCTACAGTTCCCCGCTGCACCCACTCCGCCGGCTGGACCGTTTCTGCCCGCTGGAGCTGCCCTGGGGCGGCCCCCACCGGAAGCCGGTGTCAGGCATCTACAGCGTGCCGCAGGCTTATCGCACCGAGTACTCCGCCTACGGCAACCTGAAGCGCGCGCTGGTCTGA
- the LHB gene encoding lutropin subunit beta yields the protein MEMLQGLLLWLLLSVGGVWASRGPLRPLCRPINATLAAENEACPVCITFTTSICAGYCPSMVRVLPAVLPPVPQPVCTYHELRFASVRLPGCPPGVDPVVSFPVALSCRCGPCRLSSSDCGGPRVQPLACDRPPLPGLLFS from the exons ATGGAGATGCTCCAG GGGCTGCTGCTGTGGTTGCTGCTGAGTGTGGGTGGGGTGTGGGCATCCAGAGGGCCACTGAGGCCACTGTGCCGGCCCATTAATGCCACCCTGGCTGCGGAGAATGAGGCCTGCCCTGTCTGCATCACCTTCACCACCAGCATCTGTGCCGGCTATTGCCCCAGCATG GTGCGGGTGCTGCCAGCTGTCCTGCCACCAGTGCCCCAGCCGGTGTGTACCTACCATGAGCTGCGCTTTGCCTCCGTCCGGCTCCCCGGCTGCCCGCCAGGTGTGGACCCCGTGGTCTCCTTCCCTGTGGCCCTCAGCTGTCGCTGCGGGCCCTGTCGCCTCAGCAGCTCCGACTGCGGGGGTCCCAGAGTCCAACCCTTGGCCTGTGATCGCCCCCCACTCCCAGGCCTCCTCTTCTCCTAG
- the RUVBL2 gene encoding ruvB-like 2: MATVTATTKVPEIRDVTRIERIGAHSHIRGLGLDDALEPRQASQGMVGQLAARRAAGVVLEMIREGKIAGRAVLIAGQPGTGKTAIAMGMAQALGPDTPFTAIAGSEIFSLEMSKTEALTQAFRRSIGVRIKEETEIIEGEVVEIQIDRPATGTGAKVGKLTLKTTEMETIYDLGTKMIESLTKDKVQAGDVITIDKATGKISKLGRSFTRARDYDAMGSQTKFVQCPDGELQKRKEVVHTVSLHEIDVINSRTQGFLALFSGDTGEIKSEVREQINAKVAEWREEGKAEIIPGVLFIDEVHMLDIESFSFLNRALESDMAPVLIMATNRGITRIRGTSYQSPHGIPIDLLDRLLIVSTSPYSEKDTKQILRIRCEEEDVEMSEDAYTVLTRIGLETSLRYAIQLITAASLVCRKRKGTEVQVDDIKRVYSLFLDESRSTQYMKEYQDAFLFNELKGETMDTS, translated from the exons ACGGCCACAACCAAGGTCCCGGAGATCCGCGATGTGACGAGGATCGAGCGTATTG GTGCTCACTCCCACATCCGGGGGTTGGGGCTGGATGACGCCCTGGAGCCGCGGCAG GCTTCCCAGGGCATGGTGGGTCAGCTGGCAGCCCGTCGGGCAGCTGGTGTGGTGCTGGAGATGATCCGGGAAGGGAAGATCGCCGGGCGGGCAGTCCTCATCGCGGGGCAGCCCGGCACCGGGAAGACGGCCATCGCCATGG GCATGGCACAGGCCCTGGGCCCTGATACCCCATTCACGGCCATCGCGGGCAGCGAGATCTTCTCCTTGGAGATGAGCAAGACAGAGGCGCTAACACAGGCCTTCAGGCGGTCCATCGGCGTGCGCATCAA GGAGGAGACCGAGATCATTGAAGGGGAGGTGGTGGAGATCCAGATTGATCGGCCAGCGACAGGGACG GGTGCCAAGGTGGGCAAACTGACCCTCAAGACCACAGAGATGGAGACCATATATGACCTAGGCACCAAGATGATCGAGTCCCTGACCAAGGACAAGGTCCAGGCTGG GGACGTGATCACCATCGACAAGGCCACGGGCAAGATCTCTAAGCTGGGCCGCTCCTTCACCCGCGCTCGTGACTATGATGCCATGGGCTCCCAG ACCAAGTTTGTGCAGTGCCCAGATGGGGAGCTCCAGAAACGCAAGGAGGTGGTGCACACCGTGTCACTGCACGAGATTGATGTCATCAACTCCCGCACCCAAGGTTTCCTCGCTCTCTTCTCAG GCGACACAGGGGAAATCAAATCAGAAGTCCGAGAGCAGATCAATGCCAAGGTGGCGGAGTGGCGCGAGGAAGGCAAGGCGGAGATCATTCCTGGC GTGCTGTTTATCGACGAGGTCCACATGCTGGACATCGAGAGCTTCTCCTTCCTCAACCGGGCCCTGGAGAGTGACATGGCACCTGTGCTCATCATGGCCACAAACCGCGGCATCACCCG AATCAGGGGCACCAGCTACCAGAGCCCCCATGGCATCCCCATTGACCTGCTGGACCGACTGCTCATTGTCTCCACCTCTCCCTACAGCGAAAAGGACACGAAGCAGATCCTCCGCATCCG GTGTGAGGAGGAAGACGTGGAGATGAGCGAGGACGCCTACACAGTGCTGACCCGCATCGGGCTGGAGACCTCCCTGCGCTATGCCATCCAGCTCATCACAGCTGCCAGCTTGGTGTGCCGGAAACGCAAG GGCACAGAGGTGCAGGTAGACGACATCAAGCGGGTCTACTCGCTCTTTCTGGATGAGTCGCGCTCCACGCAGTATATGAAGGAGTACCAGGATGCCTTCCTCTTCAATGAGCTCA AAGGCGAAACCATGGACACCTCCTGA